In Haliotis asinina isolate JCU_RB_2024 chromosome 16, JCU_Hal_asi_v2, whole genome shotgun sequence, the following are encoded in one genomic region:
- the LOC137267974 gene encoding serine-rich adhesin for platelets-like, whose amino-acid sequence MADLSGHGMTPTRMRLLGLLVILGVLQVTVSFHCPKVMNQALIADPKDCRKYYHCLTDGRFFVKSCPNGLVFEPKAKVCVWDSSRSCIPEIFDAEDDNVVAPMAKHDASTSRAAASNAQKSTTTDSQKTSKKTVQTNKSAETSTAKVEQTTSASKQTTTEAKTTVEAKAPKQTESVKDDNNVETSSAATTTVDFSTEKSNGNTTETTNTTDMRASENPTDGNSTESSDSETDETSTPLVVNETTESFKTVDKKEIETKPETQTPKHSVLKRSPFEDNRIDRDSGKVQCTSAFAYVTDPDNCHTFYHCNNWRPFQKKCPPGLFFDSQNLVCNWPHNVNCIQGYRAKTYFSFNNMRRRMHPQTLNSINNVNKVDEDSRDSKVNNINKAKTTESTTEKIPFLETIENDVRKVKYDEDVDSTTAHATEKIAMTVRSFDRYGHRLGSSAAPETSSVDDTTTTEKTTTTESTTQSTPSTSADSWVYETRASETRSTWKDWNFDLFYTSSDKQGSELDRLELFSNGKKAQAEKNLEALTSDGPSSSSTSSSSSATTGSPSSPSSKSIWDNMSEGSEDTTIKTDSSTESDPTTTSQAPSLESETSSLDTNATITTSNSTSLSNVTLDDINDISSASNDTNTLNAENSTTTLPKVTSRAPSFDFGSAEERERSHPRKIHQDAPPASNPFLASDRFAANQQSMYAKDYHSTDNVEDVEIEKFMMKMLNDAMQSKHMVARQASEEYPDNMVDATYDKMAKETEIGGSDVFDKWAIADKEGKKSKGTLVEETETEAEEIESSGEVEVSAYDTENTITNLIMKDEAKPAEPETTKKPENVVADVSQNETETEIVNEVADSNTTETKETNSTTTDIKSAAPSSTTTESTTTSTTTQANVNETTTVTEPEAVNTSESVDVVTKEEVTVKAVPLLKDVSDLCTEKNNCSATAENKTEEVTVTAEPVTTEKVEVTETEDENKDSETTTVLASNATESANVTEKAETESTTTTTTATTTTTTTTTTTPTLNVTETVTTTTAEPIAKDAAGKSAKDDAVPSDNAIFKDDKVEVDDKHRPLSVNATKEVVTIAVTVNLTEAEPVNTTEIEIATNTTESEIKADVTNTTTVTEIETSTSTSNDTESEQTTVADDTSEDVTESTSTSSESSKMTSTLTEVIDTSSTDGKLAIGGSKGTTKKSFISLSDLIKWYLRHWRHYSRWRDSKEVRPVSQ is encoded by the exons ATGGCTGATCTATCTGGACACGGCATGACCCCAACGAGGATGAGGCTCCTTGGACTTCTTGTGATACTGGGAG TGTTACAGGTCACGGTGTCTTTTCACTGCCCTAAGGTGATGAACCAGGCTTTGATCGCTGACCCTAAAGACTGCCGCAAGTACTACCACTGCCTTACTGATGGACGCTTCTTTGTCAAATCCTGCCCCAACGGTCTCGTCTTCGAACCCAAGGCAAAGGTTTGTGTCTGGGACTCATCTCGATCGTGCATCCCTGAAATCTTTGACGCCGAAGACGATAACGTTGTCGCTCCAATGGCCAAGCACGATGCATCAACATCAAGAGCAGCTGCCAGCAACGCACAGAAGAGCACAACGACTGATTCACAGAAGACATCCAAGAAGACGGTCCAGACCAACAAATCAGCTGAAACCTCGACAGCCAAGGTTGAGCAGACGACTTCCGCCAGTAAGCAGACGACCACTGAAGCCAAGACAACAGTCGAGGCCAAGGCACCAAAGCAGACTGAAAGTGTGAAGGATGATAACAACGTTGAAACCTCCTCCGCCGCCACAACCACTGTCGACTTCTCGACTGAGAAATCTAACGGAAATACCACCGAGACAACCAATACAACTGACATGCGCGCCAGTGAGAATCCCACTGATGGCAACAGCACCGAGAGCAGCGACAGTGAGACAGATGAAACCAGTACCCCTCTTGTTGTCAACGAGACCACCGAGTCTTTCAAAACAGTCGACAAGAAGGAAATTGAAACCAAGCCTGAAACACAAACTCCCAAGCACAGTGTTCTTAAACGGTCCCCATTCGAGGACAACA GAATCGACAGAGATTCCGGCAAAGTTCAGTGTACCTCTGCATTCGCATACGTCACCGACCCCGACAACTGCCACACCTTCTACCACTGCAACAACTGGCGTCCATTCCAGAAGAAATGTCCTCCCGGCTTGTTCTTCGACTCTCAGAACCTCGTTTGCAACTGGCCCCATAACGTCAACTGTATCCAAGGTTACCGTGCCAAGACTTACTTCtctttcaacaacatgagaCGCCGCATGCACCCCCAGACCCTCAACTCAATCAATAATGTCAATAAGGTTGATGAAGACAGCAGAGACAGTAAGGTCAATAATATCAACAAGGCCAAGACCACCGAATCCACCACCGAGAAGATTCCATTCCTTGAGACGATTGAGAATGACGTAAGAAAGGTGAAATACGATGAAGACGTCGATTCCACTACAGCTCACGCCACTGAGAAAATCGCCATGACCGTTCGCTCTTTTGACAGATACGGACACAGGTTGGGCTCCTCAGCTGCACCTGAAACCTCATCCGTAGATGACACAACCACCACAGAAAAGACAACAACAACCGAGTCCACCACCCAGTCAACCCCATCTACCTCCGCTGACAGCTGGGTGTACGAGACCAGAGCCTCTGAAACCAGATCGACGTGGAAGGACTGGAACTTTGACCTTTTCTACACCAGTAGCGACAAACAGGGATCTGAACTCGACCGACTTGAACTGTTCTCAAATGGAAAGAAGGCCCAGGCTGAAAAGAACCTCGAAGCTCTTACCTCTGATGGCCCATCATCGTCAAGCACCAGCTCCAGTTCGTCCGCAACTACAGGAAGcccttcttctccttcttccaAGAGCATCTGGGACAATATGAGCGAAGGTTCAGAGGACACAACAATAAAGACTGATTCATCAACTGAAAGTGACCCTACCACCACAAGCCAAGCTCCATCTTTAGAGTCGGAAACGAGCTCACTCGACACCAACGCAACCATCACAACCTCCAACTCAACCTCTTTATCTAATGTAACCCTGGATGACATCAATGACATCAGTTCCGCAAGCAATGACACTAATACATTGAACGCAGAAAACAGCACCACAACACTCCCCAAAGTCACATCAAGAGCTCCTTCTTTCGATTTCGGTTCTGCTGAGGAACGTGAGCGGAGTCACCCAAGGAAGATTCATCAAGATGCTCCACCAGCCAGCAACCCATTCCTTGCATCCGACAGATTCGCTGCCAACCAACAGTCCATGTATGCCAAAGATTACCACAGCACCGACAACGTTGAAGATGTTGAAATTGAGAAGTTCATGATGAAGATGTTGAATGACGCCATGCAGAGTAAACATATGGTAGCCAGGCAAGCCAGTGAGGAATACCCTGACAACATGGTTGACGCAACATATGACAAGATGGCAAAGGAAACCGAGATCGGCGGTAGTGATGTATTTGATAAGTGGGCCATCGCTGACAAAGAAGGTAAAAAGTCCAAAGGAACTCTGGTAGAAGAGACTGAAACTGAAGCAGAAGAAATTGAGTCATCTGGCGAAGTTGAGGTTTCTGCATATGATACTGAAAACACCATTACCAACCTGATCATGAAAGACGAAGCCAAACCAGCTGAGCCTGAAACTACGAAAAAACCCGAGAACGTAGTCGCTGATGTCTCACAgaatgaaactgaaactgaaatcgTCAACGAAGTTGCAGATTCCAATACGACCGAGACGAAAGAAACCAATTCAACTACCACTGACATAAAATCTGCTGCACCTTCATCAACCACCACAGAATCTACAACTACTTCAACAACGACACAAGCTAATGTTAATGAGACGACAACTGTGACTGAACCAGAAGCTGTCAACACATCAGAGTCTGTCGATGTCGTAACTAAAGAGGAAGTAACTGTGAAAGCAGTACCACTTCTGAAAGATGTCTCTGATCTGTGTACTGAGAAGAACAATTGCTCTGCAACAGCCGAGAACAAGACAGAAGAGGTCACCGTCACTGCAGAGCCAGTTACAACAGAGAAAGTGGAAGTTACCGAAACAGAAGATGAGAACAAAGACAGTGAAACAACAACGGTGCTTGCCTCAAATGCTACTGAGTCCGCCAATGTAACTGAAAAAGCAGAAACCGAAtcaactacaaccacaacaacCGCAACGACTACAACAACGACTACAACAACGACTACACCTACACTGAACGTCACTGAAACTGTAACAACAACTACTGCTGAACCTATTGCTAAGGATGCTGCAGGAAAGTCCGCTAAAGACGACGCTGTACCTTCTGACAACGCCATATTTAAGGACGATAAAGTAGAAGTTGATGACAAACACCGTCCTCTTTCAGTTAATGCTACAAAAGAAGTAGTAACTATTGCTGTGACAGTGAACCTTACTGAAGCCGAACCAGTAAATACCACAGAAATTGAAATCGCCACAAATACAACAGAATCCGAAATCAAAGCTGAtgtaacaaacacaacaacagtCACTGAAATCGAAACCTCAACATCCACGAGTAACGACACTGAAAGCGAGCAGACGACAGTTGCGGATGACACTTCCGAAGACGTCACAGAATCAACCAGCACGAGCTCTgagtccagcaagatgacatcaacactgacagagGTGATTGACACATCTTCAACTGATGGTAAACTCGCCATAGGAGGATCTAAAGGCACCACGAAGAAATCTTTCATTTCTCTTAGTGACCTCATTAAATGGTACCTCCGTCACTGGAGGCACTATTCCAGATGGAGGGACAGCAAGGAAGTCCGCCCAGTATCACAGTAA